A single window of Calditrichota bacterium DNA harbors:
- a CDS encoding PorV/PorQ family protein — protein MKRNYWMIFLIASLMVLAVIPEAHAFKKKVGQSGMDYLGIGTSARLAAMGDASVASVTGIQGVFYNPAVLVDINRAAVAVNQVSWIVDTHLYTVAAAVSFSDYGTIAFDWINMDYGNIPGTRRVDKSVNPNGYVLTGDVGVQDYSFGISYAKRVNDRFSFGLKFKYLYEDLGEAAIVVDERTDPSTGEVTKIRESRNWDLRHWGMDFGTIYDTGFKGLKFAMSMRNFSTDMKYWYEAFQLPMELRMGLSMNMLEWFMPDNRTMQLNMAIDAMHPNDYTERVHVGAEWLYMKKFALRAGYQFNHDVESFSWGLGLRFSYFGVASVLNFGYTITNYFKDVSRFSLRFEF, from the coding sequence ATGAAGCGGAATTATTGGATGATATTTCTCATTGCAAGCCTGATGGTCCTTGCAGTGATTCCTGAGGCTCATGCCTTCAAGAAAAAAGTGGGGCAGAGCGGAATGGATTATCTGGGAATCGGCACCAGTGCCCGGCTGGCGGCGATGGGCGATGCCTCGGTTGCCAGTGTGACCGGTATTCAAGGGGTGTTTTACAATCCTGCTGTTCTGGTAGATATCAATAGGGCGGCGGTCGCCGTTAACCAGGTTAGCTGGATTGTGGATACGCATTTGTACACCGTGGCTGCGGCTGTTTCATTCAGCGATTACGGAACAATTGCTTTCGATTGGATCAATATGGATTACGGTAACATCCCCGGAACAAGGCGCGTGGATAAATCCGTCAATCCGAATGGATATGTGCTCACCGGCGACGTGGGGGTCCAGGATTATTCCTTTGGAATCAGTTATGCCAAACGGGTAAACGATCGCTTTTCTTTTGGTTTGAAATTTAAGTATCTCTATGAGGATCTTGGAGAGGCTGCGATTGTAGTTGACGAGAGAACCGATCCTTCTACGGGCGAAGTTACCAAAATCCGGGAGAGCCGAAACTGGGATCTCCGGCACTGGGGAATGGATTTCGGTACGATTTACGATACCGGTTTCAAGGGATTAAAATTCGCCATGTCCATGAGAAATTTCTCAACGGATATGAAATACTGGTATGAAGCCTTTCAACTGCCGATGGAGCTGCGAATGGGCCTGTCGATGAATATGCTCGAATGGTTTATGCCCGATAACCGAACCATGCAGCTCAATATGGCCATTGATGCCATGCATCCCAATGACTACACCGAGCGTGTTCATGTGGGCGCAGAATGGCTTTACATGAAGAAATTTGCTCTTCGGGCCGGCTACCAATTCAATCACGATGTGGAATCGTTCTCGTGGGGGCTCGGTTTGAGATTTTCGTATTTCGGGGTTGCATCGGTTTTGAATTTCGGCTACACCATTACGAACTATTTCAAGGACGTCAGTCGATTTTCCCTGCGCTTTGAATTTTAA